The Erythrolamprus reginae isolate rEryReg1 chromosome 3, rEryReg1.hap1, whole genome shotgun sequence genome contains a region encoding:
- the ADTRP gene encoding androgen-dependent TFPI-regulating protein, whose product MHPSARPVYYAVVLAWYVFFFYTSGYVLGNVHKSPRPPGSFNPFWGSQWKYLSFLNVVLQVIFYAVSLLTSAVMLMKKERIATTLISLKGLIFSSLVFPLSSFVFVTFWSIYFYDRELIYPKYLDPIIPEWINHGMHTLILPLTLVEILVTHHQYPSVCKSLIIFGMVALAYQLWILYLFAKTGKWLYPLFKFLSPLGIIVFLGIVVVSVFFYYILGRFLNCLIWGNEVPALDVDKKKHK is encoded by the exons ATGCACCCGTCTGCCCGCCCCGTCTACTACGCCGTTGTTTTGGCCTGGTAtgtgttttttttctacaccagcGGCTACGTCTTGGGCAACGTGCACAAGTCCCCCCGACCCCCAGGCAGCTTCAACCCGTTTTGGGGCAGTCAGTGGAAATACCTGAGTTTCCTCAACGTG GTTTTGCAGGTTATTTTCTATGCAGTTTCTTTGCTGACCAGTGCAGTCATgctaatgaagaaagaaagaattgccACGACCCTGATTTCCTTAAAGGGCTTGATCTTTAGTAGCTTGGTTTTTCCACTATCTTCA TTTGTGTTTGTTACATTTTGGAGTATATACTTCTATGATCGAGAACTTATTTACCCAAAATATTTGGATCCAATTATTCCTGAATGGATTAATCATGGAATG CACACTTTGATATTGCCTTTGACCCTGGTAGAAATACTTGTTACCCATCATCAGTATCCATCAGTGTGTAAAAGCCTCATTATCTTCGGAATGGTTGCACTGGCCTATCAACTTTG GATTCTCTACCTTTTTGCTAAAACAGGAAAATGGCTATATCCTCTCTTCAAGTTTTTAAGTCCACTTGGTATCATAGTGTTTTTAGGGATTGTCGTTGTGAGCGTTTTCTTTTACTACATCTTAGGAAGATTTCTCAACTGCCTGATTTGGG GTAATGAAGTTCCAGCGCTTGATGTTGACAAGAAGAAACACAAATAA